The window AGAGCACACCAATCTGGGAGATAATTATCATGGCAGATAACGAAGTTCAGCAGGAAGGCTGCTCAGGCAACTGCTCCTCATGCTCGAGCGCCCAACAGGAAGGGTGCGACTCGTCGAAGAAGGGCCTCCCCCCCAAGGCGAAGATCGACGTCAAGCACGTGATCCTGGTCCTCTCAGGCAAGGGCGGCGTCGGCAAGACGACCGTCTCCGTCAACCTCGCCTCCGCCCTCGCCAACCACGGAAAGACTGTCGGCCTCCTCGACCTCGACATCCATGGCCCCAATGTCCCGAAGATGGTCGGCGCCGAGGGTCAGCACCTGAATGTCATGGGCAACAAGATCGAGCCTGTCCAGATCACCGGCAACCTCTCTGTCGTCTCGATGGAGTTCCTCCTCCCTGACGCCGAGACCCCGGTCATCTGGCGCGGGCCCATGAAGATGGCCGTGATCCAGCAGTTCCTGGAGGACGTGAACTGGGGCGCCCTCGACTACCTGGTCGTCGACCTCCCGCCCGGCACCGGCGACGAGGCCCTCTCCATCATCCAGCTCGCCCCCAATGTCGACGGCGCCGTCATCGTCACCACCCCGCAGGAGGTCTCGACGATGGACTCGAAGAAGGCCGTAAAGTTCGTCGAGAAACTCGAACTCCCTGTCCTCGGCATCATCGAGAACATGAGCGGGCTCATCTGCCCCGACTGCGGGAAGGAGATCGACATCTTCGGCAAGGGTGGCGGCAAGACGGCTGCCGAAGAGCTCGGTGTCCCCTTCCTCGGCGCCATTCCCATCGACATCGAGATGCGGAAGGCTGGCGACGAGGGCAGGCCCTTCATCAACAGGCACGCCGATTCCCCCTCCTGGAAGGCGATCGACGCCGTGATGGAGAACCTGGTGAAGGTCGTCGAGGGGTAAATGGATATTCTCCGGGTGCTCCGGGGGACGGGGGAGTCCCTCGACATCTATGCCGGGATCGCCGAGGCGGTCCTGGACATCAATTCTCTTCCCGACCTCATCGAGCCGATCTATGCCGAGACCGCCGGTTTTTCCGATGTCGAGCTCGACAGCCTCCGCTTTGCCCTCCTCCGTCTCCAGGTCTATGCCGATGTCCACCGGTACGAGGACATGGAACAGACGCAGCGGATGAAGTATGTGGCGCAGATCCTTGAGAAGATCATATTCGGTTCGCTGATGCTCGGCGGGGAACCGCCGGCCGGAGAATAGTCGGTAAACTTCTCTTTTTTCGGGATTCACTTTGCCCGTGTCAGGTATCGGGGTGTACCGGGGTAGCAGGGCCGGGATGATATGTAGGTAGGAAATTTCCTTCCCCCTTCGATCTCCTCCCGAAGATACCTGTTAATATCCATCAGATGGATGGATTGTGGTCCATTTTTTTGTATTTTCAAAGAAATATTTTTCTTGTGATTCGGCATGTATAAAACCGATCGCATGCAATCTTATCTAGAATATTGGTGAATGCAATGACCAATGACAACCCGTTTGAGATGGTGAAGCAGCAGATCAGTGCCTGCTCAGAATACCTGCACCTCCCCCAGAACGTCGAGGAGTACCTCAAGACCCCGATGAGGGAGATCCACGTGGCATTCCCGGTCAGGATGGACGACGGCTCTTTCAAGGTTTTCCAGGGCTACCGTGTCCAGTACAACAACGCCCTCGGCCCAACGAAGGGCGGCATCAGGTTCCACCCCGGCGAGACGATCGACACGATCCGGTCCCTTGCGGCCCTCATGACCTGGAAGTGCTCCCTCCTCGACCTCCCCCTCGGCGGCGGCAAGGGCGGCGTCATCTGCAACCCGAAGGAACTCTCTGCCGGCGAACTCGAACGGCTCAGCCGCGCCTATATCCGCGCGATCTACAAGGTCATCGGTCCCGACTGCGACGTTCCGGCCCCTGACGTCTACACCACCCCCCAGATCATGGCCTGGATGATGGACGAGTACTGCACCCTTGTCGGCCACAATGCCTGCGGTGTCATCACCGGCAAGCCGGTCGTCCTCGGCGGCTCTGAGGGCCGCGGCGACGCCACCGCCCGCGGCGGCTGGTTCGTCATCAGGGAAGCGGCAAAGGACAACAACATCGATCTTGCGAAGGCAAAGATCGCCGTCCAGGGCTTCGGCAACGCCGGTTCCCACGCTGCAACCCTCGGCGCCTCCTTCGGCTGCACCATCGTCGCGGTGAGCGACAGCCACGGCGGCGTCTACAACGAGAACGGCCTCGACATCCCGGCCCTCGTCGCCTACAAGCAGAAGACCGGCGCGGTCAAGGACTTCCCCGGTGCGAAGAACATCACCAACGAAGAACTCCTTGAGCTCAAGGTCGACGTCCTCGTCCCGGCCGCCCTGGAGAACGCCATCAACGCCTCCAACGCCGACAAGGTCGGTGCGAAGATCGTCGCCGAACTCGCGAACGGTCCTGTTTCCCCGGAGGCGGACGCGATCCTCTTTGCGAAGAAGATCCCGGTCATCCCCGACTTCCTCTGCAACTCCGGCGGTGTGACGGTCTCGTACTTCGAGATGGTCCAGAACTTCTCTCTCGACCGCTGGGATGAGGAGGACGTCCGCGCCCGCCTGGAGCGGAAGATGACGAAGGCCTACCACGAGGTCTACGCCATTGCACAGGAGCACTCCATCTCTCTCCGCGAGGCCGCATACACCCTCGCGATGAAGCGCGTCGTCGACGCGATGAAGCTCCGCGGCTGGATCTGAACCGGTTTTTCCGCACCGGCCCGCCACCTTTTTTCTCCTGCGTGCCTTCGCAGATTTTTTTTGCTCCCGTGCGCCTGTAGTACACAGGTGAATATGCAATGGTACGCCTGAGCTGGGAGGCAAAACTCGGCCTCTTTCTGGTTGCCGTGAGCGTCGTCGTCTATGCGGCGAAGTTCTCTATCCTTGGCAATGTCGAGAATACCTACTATTATGTCTTCAACGCCCTCGGCTTCCTCCCCCTCAATGTCCTGCTCGTGACCCTCATCCTGAACCAGCTCCTCACGATCAGGTCGAAAAGGGAGAAACTGGAGAAGATGAATATGGTCATCGGGACCTTCTTCTCCGAGGTCGGGACCGCCCTCCTGAT is drawn from Methanofollis sp. and contains these coding sequences:
- a CDS encoding Mrp/NBP35 family ATP-binding protein, producing the protein MADNEVQQEGCSGNCSSCSSAQQEGCDSSKKGLPPKAKIDVKHVILVLSGKGGVGKTTVSVNLASALANHGKTVGLLDLDIHGPNVPKMVGAEGQHLNVMGNKIEPVQITGNLSVVSMEFLLPDAETPVIWRGPMKMAVIQQFLEDVNWGALDYLVVDLPPGTGDEALSIIQLAPNVDGAVIVTTPQEVSTMDSKKAVKFVEKLELPVLGIIENMSGLICPDCGKEIDIFGKGGGKTAAEELGVPFLGAIPIDIEMRKAGDEGRPFINRHADSPSWKAIDAVMENLVKVVEG
- a CDS encoding Glu/Leu/Phe/Val dehydrogenase, which translates into the protein MTNDNPFEMVKQQISACSEYLHLPQNVEEYLKTPMREIHVAFPVRMDDGSFKVFQGYRVQYNNALGPTKGGIRFHPGETIDTIRSLAALMTWKCSLLDLPLGGGKGGVICNPKELSAGELERLSRAYIRAIYKVIGPDCDVPAPDVYTTPQIMAWMMDEYCTLVGHNACGVITGKPVVLGGSEGRGDATARGGWFVIREAAKDNNIDLAKAKIAVQGFGNAGSHAATLGASFGCTIVAVSDSHGGVYNENGLDIPALVAYKQKTGAVKDFPGAKNITNEELLELKVDVLVPAALENAINASNADKVGAKIVAELANGPVSPEADAILFAKKIPVIPDFLCNSGGVTVSYFEMVQNFSLDRWDEEDVRARLERKMTKAYHEVYAIAQEHSISLREAAYTLAMKRVVDAMKLRGWI